The sequence CCAGGGCATGGTCTTCGATCTCGAGCCGCCGCTGCCGGGCGATGATGAGCCCGATGACGATGGTCCCTCCGACGAGCCGCCAGGCTCGGGTGGCGAGCCTTCGCGTCCAAGCGGCCGGCCCAGCCTGAAAGTGGTCAAGTAATGAAAAAGGCGATCCCAGGATCGCCTTTTTCATGTCTGCCGTAAGGCTCAGTTGGTGTATTCGAAGAGCCGGACGATCTTCTGTACCCCGGAAACACCCTGGACGATGCTGGTAGCCAACTGGGCTTCCTGGCGGGTGACCAGGCCCAGCAGATAGACGATGCCGTTCTCGGTCACCACCTTGATCTGCGAGCTGGGCACCTTGCTGTCGGCCAGCAGCTGGGTGGTGATCTTGGTGGTGATGGTGCTGTCGTTCATCCGTGCCAGGGTGGAGGCGGGCTGCATCACCTGCAGTTCGTTGTGCACGCGGCGTACGCCCTGGGCGGTCTGCGCGGCCTGGCCGGCCATTTCCTTGAGGTCGGCGCGCGGGGTCTGGCCGGCGAGCAGTACCACGCCGTTGTAGCTGGCAACGATGATGCGCGAGTTGGTTTTCAGGTCGGGGCTGGCGGCCTCTACCTTGGCGCGGACCTTGGACGGGGTGGACTGGTCGTCGATGGTCTTGCCGATGGTGCGGCCGCCGCAGCCGGAAAGCGCGAGGCAGAGTGCAAGGCCAGCGAGTAGCAGGGGGGAACGGGTCATTCTTCACTCCCAAACAGTTGACGGTCGATCAGGTCGCAGAGGCAGTGGATGGACAGCAGGTGCACTTCCTGGATACGGGCGGTGACCTTGGAAGGAACACGGATTTCCACATCCTCCGGTAGCAGCAGCGAGGCCATGCCGCCGCCGTCGCGGCCGGTCAGGGCGACCACCACCATTTCACGGTCGTGGGCGGCCTGGATGGCCTGGATCACGTTGGCCGAGTTGCCGCTGGTGGAGATGGCCAGCAGAACGTCGCCGGGCTGGCCGAGCGCGCGAATCTGCTTGGAGAAGACTTCGTTGTAGCTGTAGTCGTTGGCGATCGAGGTGATGGTCGAGCTGTCGGTGGTCAGTGCGATGGCCGGCAGGCTCGGGCGCTCGCGCTCGAAGCGGTTCAGCAGTTCCGAGGAGAAGTGCTGGGCGTCGCCGGCCGAGCCGCCGTTGCCACACGACAGGATCTTGCCCTCGTTGAGCAGCGCGTGGACCATCACCATGCTGCCGTGCTCGATATGCGGGGCCAGCAGTTCCATGGCTTGCAGCTTGGTGTCGATGCTGGCCTGGAACAGTTGGCGGATACGGGGTTGCATGTCCATCGGGTTAGACCTTCAGTGGGGCGACCGATCAGGTGTCGAAGGCATTCTTCAGCCAGGTCAGTCGCGGGGGTGAATCGCCGTCCATTGCATCGACAGCGATCACATCAAATCGACAAGGGTATTTTGCCCAGCGGGATTCCTGCTGGAGGAACTGCTGGGCGGCGTATGCCAGTTTTTCGCGCTTGCGGGCGTCGACGCTCTCGAGGGCGCCGCCCCATCCGGCGTGACGCCGGTAGCGGACTTCGGCGAATACTACTGTATCGCCGTCGAGCATGACCAGATCGAGCTCGCCGCGTCGGCACAGCCAGTTCTGGGACAGCAGACGCAGTCCGTTTGCTTCGAGGTGGGCGCGGGCAAGGGCTTCCGCCGCCTGCCCGCGTGCACGTCTATCGATCAAGAGTCGCTGTCTTTCAGGGGTTGGACCTGGCCGCCACGGAACTCGGCCCAGGGCAGTTCGCGTTCGATGCGCTGCGCGGGGTTAAGGCTGAGGCGCCCGGACAGTCCCTCCACCTGGGAATCCGGCAGGGCCTTGAGTTGCTCCAGGCGCGGCGCGAGGTTGTAGGCGTCGGCGCCCATGGCATAGAGGCGGCCCAGGCTGCCTTCGGCCTGCGGCCATTGGCTGCCCACCTGGCGGCGCAGCGGATCGTTGCCGTTCAGCAGCCAGGGCGTTTCGCAGAAGCGGATGCCATCCAGGTCCTGGTACTGGGCCGGGTCGTTGCTGGCCGAGTAGAGGTGGGAGGTGGCGTAGACCGGCACGTCACCGGCGTACTGGAAGGCCAGGGTCGGCTTGATCTGCTGGGCTTGCTGCGGGGTGGCGGCGAGGAAGATGAAGTCGATGTCCTGGCGGCGCGCCGGCTGCGCGGCCACGGGGACGCCCAGGGTGCCCTGCAGTTTCTTGGCGCGGCCTTCGCTTTCGCGGAGCTGGAACAGGTCGGCGATCTGCTGCGCCAGTTGCACCGGTTGATCGACATGCTCGGCGGCGATCAGTTGGCCGCCTTCGGCCTGCCAGCTCTGCTGGAAGGCACGCAGTACGCGGTCACCCCATTCGCCCTTGGGTACCAGGGCGACGGCGCTGCGCATGCCGTCGGCCCAGGCGCGGCGGGCCACTTCGCGGGCCTCGTCCTCGGCGGCGAGGCCGAACTGGAACAGTTGGGCCGGGCTTTCCTGGCCGGAGTCGCTGTAGTTCAGGGCCAGGGTGGTGATGGGTAGTTGCTCGCGGTTGCTGAGTTGCTTCACCAGCGGCTTCTCCAGCGGGCCGACCACCAGTTGCACGCCATCGGCCTGGGCCTTGCGGTAGAAGTCGTCGATGGAGGTCAGCTTGGAGCTGTCATAGATCTCGATGGTCGGTTGCGGCTGGCCGGACTGCTTGGCCTGGTAGTGAGCGGCCAGGAAGCCGTCGCGCAGGGCGCGGGAAACCGTGGCCAGTTGGCCTTCCTGGGGGAGTAGCAGGGCGATCTTGGTCAGCGGCTGGCCGGCGAGTTCCTTCAGCTTGGTCAGGGGCTGCGGCAGTTGCTTGGCCGCCGGGTGGTCCGGGTTCTGCGCGCGCCAGTTGTCGATGGCCGCCTGTTGCTGGTCCAGGGTGGAGCTGGTCTTGGTCAGGCGCGCCAGTTCCAGCCAGCCGGCCAGGTCGCTGTCGGCGCCGCCTTGCAGTTGGTCCAGGGGCAGGCTGGATACCAGTGCCCAGATGGCCTCGTGGTTGTTGCTGGCGGCTTCGCCACTCAGCAGTGGCGCGATGAATACGCGTTCGCGGGCGGCGGCAAGGGTCTGGCCTTCCGCTTCCAGGGCCCGCGCGCGGACCAGCTGGGTGCGTACCTGCTGATCGACCGGCAGTTCCGCCAGGTGCTCGAGGCTGGGGTGGCTCAGGGCCTTGAGGGCGCTCTTGGGCTGGTTGCGGGCCATGGCCAGTTCGGCGCCCAGGGTGCTGGCGAAAATCTGCTGGGCGGGCTTCAGGCCGTCCATCGGGATCTGCTCGAGGATGCGCGCCGAGCGGCCGATGTCCTTTTGCTGATAGGCGAGATCGGCGGCGGACAGGCGCAGCAGGGAAGCTTCTTCCGGCTCGGCCTGGCTGGCTTGCTGGAGCAGCTGCTCGATGCTGGCCTGGGGAGTGCGAGGCAGTTCGCCAAGGCTGGACGAGGGCGAGCTGGAGCAGGCAGCCAGCAGGCCGGCGAGGCAGAGGGCGGAGAGCGGACGCAGGCAAGCGATCATTTATCGGTCCCGAAACTCGTTGAAGAAAGCCGCGATTGTACCCAAGGCCCGGTTGAGGCGCGATGTCGGGCCGGTGAATCGGGATACAATGCGCGCTTTATGTCTTTTCCGAGGTGGCTTGTGACTCTTTCTTCCGCCAGTGGCAACGCGCCCGGCACGCTCTATGTGGTCGCAACCCCTATCGGCAACCTCGATGACATCAGCGCCCGGGCCCTGCGGATACTGCGGGAAGTGGCCCTGATCGCCGCTGAAGACACCCGCCATTCGGCGCGCCTGATGCAGCATTTCGGTATCCCGACGCCACTGGCGGCCTGCCATGAGCACAACGAGCGCGACCATGGCGGGCGCTTCCTGGCCCGCCTGCAGGCCGGGGATGACGTGGCGCTGATCTCCGATGCAGGCACGCCGCTGATATCCGATCCGGGCTTCCATCTGGTGCGCCAGGCGCGCGCGGCGGGCATCGCCGTGGTGCCGGTGCCCGGTGCCTGTGCGTTGATCGCGGCGCTGTCCGCCGCCGGCCTGCCGTCGGATCGTTTCATCTTCGAGGGCTTCCTGCCGGCCAAGGCCAGCGGGCGACGGGGACGACTGGAACAGATCAGGGAAGAGCCGCGCACGCTGATCTTCTACGAGGCGCCCCATCGCTTGCTGGAGTCCCTGGAGGATATGCGCGCCGTGTTCGGTGGCGACCGCCAGGCGCTGCTGGCGCGGGAGCTGACCAAGACCTTCGAGACCCTGAAGGGGGCGCCGCTGGATGAGTTATGTGCCTGGGTGGCCGCCGACTCCAACCAGCAGCGCGGCGAATGCGTGGTGCTGGTGGCTGGCTGGCAGGCGCCGGAAGGCGAGGGCGCCCTGAGCGCGGAGGCGCTGCGGGTGCTGGACCTGCTGCTGGCGGAACTGCCGCTCAAGCGCGCCGCAGCGCTGGCGGCGGAGATCACCGGCGTGCGCAAGAACCTGCTCTATCAGGCGGCCCTGGAACGCCAAGGTGATTCCTGAGCTTGTTCTTGAGGGCGCCTACCGTTAACCTTGGCGGTGGAGAGTCGATCGGACAGTCGCTGTCTCATTTCGTTCTACGATTTTGAGAGGGAGGAAAGTCCGGGCTCCACAGGGCGGAGTGCCAGGTAACGCCTGGGAGGCGCAAGCCTACGGAAAGTGCCGCAGAAAATAACCGCCTAAGCGCGCAAGCGCCGGTAAGGGTGAAAAGGTGCGGTAAGAGCGCACCGCACGACTGGTAACAGTTCGTGGCTAGGTAAACCCCACTCGGAGCAAGACCAAATAGGAATCCATGGCGTGGCCCGCGTCGGATTCGGGTAGGTTGCTAAAGGCTGTCAGTGATGGCAGCCGTAGATGAATGACTGTCCTCGACAGAACCCGGCTTACAGATCGACTCTTCACTTTTTCCCTCTTCTCCGCGTTAGCTCTTTCGCCCGCTCATCCCCTCCTTCGAAATACCGAAAAGATCTTACTCTTAACAAATTACTTTAAGTTCGACGTTCAGCTACTTGTAAGTGCTGGATTTTACTCCTCCTTTGTCCCGCCAAAACCCCGCAGTTCCCTTCTGAACCCTCGCTAAATTGCCGTCCTGTAAGGAGTTTTCCGCTTTTGCGCGCCTTGACGGTGGGGCTGGCGCATTTCTATAGTGTGCGGAAGTGGAGCGAAGTGGGTAGAAGTGGGATTAACTGGCACGGAAAGCCAATCAAAGGGGAAGCGCAGCCTTGTTTCGCGGAGCTAACGCCATCAGTCTCGACGCCAAAGGGCGACTCGCGATGCCAAGTCGGTATCGTGACGAGCTCATGTCGCGTTGTGGCGGGCAGCTCATCGTTACAATCGACGCCGTCGATCCCTGTCTGACTGTCTATCCCCTGCCTGAATGGGAGCTCGTCGAAGCCAAGCTGCGTGAGCTGCCTTCCCTGCGCGAGGAAACTCGCCGCCTGCAACGCCTGCTGATCGGTAATGCCGTGGACCTGGAGCTGGATAGCGCCGGTCGCTTTCTGGTGCCGCCGCGCTTGCGCGACCACGCCAGTCTGGACAAGCGCGCCATGCTGGTCGGCCAACTGAACAAATTTCAACTGTGGGACGAGGATGCCTGGAACGCGATTTCCGAGGCCGATCTCATGGCAATCAAACAGCCCGGCGGTTTGCCGGACGAACTACGTGACCTAATCCTGTGAGCGCAACCAGCAGCTTCCGCCATATTACTGTCCTGCTCGAAGAAGCAGTGGAAGGGCTCGCCTTGCGCGCGGACGGGTGCTACCTGGATGGCACCTTCGGTCGCGGCGGGCATAGCCGGCTCGTCCTGGAGCGGCTCGGGCCCGGTGGTCGCTTGCTGGGGTTCGACAAAGACCCGCAAGCGATTGCAGCGGGGCAAGCTCTGGCGGCCGATGACGGCCGCTTTGTCATTGTGCAAAGGAGCTTTGCCGAGCTCGGTGACGAGGTCCGCGCGCGCGACCTCGCGGGCAAGGTGGATGGCGTTCTGCTCGACCTCGGCGTGTCGTCCCCGCAGCTGGACGATCCGGAGCGCGGCTTCAGCTTCCTCAACGACGGCCCGCTGGACATGCGCATGAACCCTGACCGTGGCCAGAGCGCCGCGCAGTGGATCGCCAGCGCCAGCGAAGAAGAAATCGCCCGTGTCTTCAAGGATTACGGCGAGGAGCGTTTCGCCAAGCGCATGGCCCGTGCCGTGGTCCAGCGTCGCGTCGAGAAGCCCTTCGAGCGTACCGCTGACCTGGCGGCCGTGCTGAGCGCCGCCAACCCGGCCTGGGAGAAGGGCAAGAACCCGGCTACCCGCGCATTCCAGGGTATTCGCATCCACGTCAACAACGAGCTGGGCGATCTCGAGCAGGGGCTGGATGCCGCCCTCGAGTCCCTGGCCGTCGGTGGTCGCCTGGTGGTGATCAGCTTCCACTCGCTGGAGGACCGCATCGTCAAGCTCTTCATGCGCAAGCATGCCAAGGGCGAGGCCGACAAGCTGCCGCGCAATCTCCCGGTACGCCACGCGGTCTTCGAGCCGCGCCTGAAGCTGCTGGGCAAGCCGCAGTTCGCGTCGGACGAAGAACTCAAGGCCAACCCGCGCTCGCGCAGCGCCGTCATGCGTGTCGCGGAGAAGCTCAGGTGAGCCGCATCTATGCAAAGCCACTGCCGCCCGGCAGCACGGTGATGCTGGCGATGTTCGTGGCCGTGTTGCTTTCCTCCATCGCGGTGTCCTACAGCGCCTACTGGAACCGCAAGCTGCTCAACGAGCTGTATGCCGAACTCAGCGTGCGCGACAAGGCGCAGGCCGAGTGGGGGCGGCTGGTCCTCGAACAGAGCACCTGGACCGCTCATAACCGCATCGAGTCGCTGGCCAGTGAGCAGCTGAAGATGCGCATCCCCGATCCGGTCGAAGTGCGGATGGTGGCGCCATGATGAAGCTCGAAGGCGCACTCTACCCCTGGCGTTTCCGCATTGTCCTGGGCCTGCTCACCCTCATGGTCGGCGCTATTTCCTGGCGCATCGTTGACCTGCACGTGATCGACCATGATTTCCTCAAGGCCCACGGCGACGCCCGCAGCGTGCGGCACATCCCGATTCCCGCCCACCGTGGCCTGATCACCGACCGCAACGGCGAGCCGCTTGCCGTGAGCACCCCGGTCACCACGCTGTGGACCAACCCCAAGGACCTGATGGGCGCGCGCGACCAGTGGCCGCAGATCGCCCAGTCCCTTGGCCTGGACCCCAAGGCCTTCGCCCAGCGCATCGAGCAGAACGCCAATCGCGAATTCATGTACCTGATGCGCGGCCTGACCCCGGAGCAGGGGCAGGCCGTGCTCGGCAACAAGCTTCCCGGTGTCTACGGCATCGAGGAGTTTCGTCGTTTCTACCCGGCCGGCGAAGTGACCGCCCATGTGGTGGGCTTCACCGATGTGGACGATCGCGGTCGCGAAGGTGTCGAGCTGTCCTTCGAGGAATGGCTGGCCGGCGTGCCGGGCAAGCGCCAGGTGCTGAAAGACCGCCGTGGCCGCCTGATCAAGGACGTCCAGGTCGCGCGCAACGCCAAGCCGGGCAAGACCCTCGCCCTGTCCATCGACCTGCGCCTGCAGTACCTGGCCCACCGCGAGTTGCGCAACGCCCTGGTGGAAAACGGCGCCAAGGCGGGCAGCCTGGTGATAGTCGACGTGAAGACCGGCGAAGTGCTGGCCATGGCCAACCAGCCCACCTACAACCCGAACAACCGTCGCAACCTGCAACCGGCGGCCATGCGCAACCGCGCCATGATCGACGTGTTCGAGCCGGGCTCCACCGTCAAGCCGATCTCCATGTCCGCCGCCCTGCAGAGTGGCCGCTGGAAGCCCGAAAACAAGGTCGAGGTGTACCCCGGCTCGCTGCAGATCGGCCGCTACACCATCAAGGACGTGTCCCGGACCGAAGGGCCGGTGCTCGACCTGACCGGCATCCTGATCAACTCCAGTAACGTCGGCATGAGCAAGATCGCCTTCGACATCGGCGGCGAAGCCATCTACGACACCATGCGCAACCTCGGCCTGGGCCAGGACACCGGCCTCGGTTTCCCCGGCGAGCGCGTGGGCAACCTGCCCAACCACCGCGAGTGGCGCAAGGCGGAAACCGCCACCCTGTCGTACGGCTACGGCCTGTCGATCACCGCGATCCAACTGGTCCACGCCTACGCCACCCTGGCCAACAACGGCAAGGCGGTCCCCCTGTCGATGACCCGGGTAGACACCATCCCCGAGGGCGCCCAGGTCATTCCCGAAGACGTGGCCAGGACCATGCAGGGCATGTTGCAACAAGTGGTCGAGGCGCCGCGCGGTGTGTTTCGCGCCCAGGTGCCCGGCTACCACGTGTCCGGCAAGAGTGGCACGGCGCGTAAAGCCAGCGTAGGAACCAAGGGCTACACCCAGAACGCCTATCGCTCGCTCTTCGCGGGCTTCGGTCCTTCCTCCAACCCGCGCATCGCGATGGTGGTGGTGATCGATGAGCCCAGCAAGGCGGGTTATTTCGGCGGCCTGGTTTCGGCCCCGGTTTTCGGCAAGGTCATGGCCGGCGCGCTGCGACTGATGAACATCGTGCCGGACAACCTGCCCACCGAGGAACAACAGACCGCGAATGCGGCCAACGGCAAAGGAGGGCGGATCTGATGCCCATGCCACTGAACCAACTACTGCTCCAGGCGCAGAGCGCCACCCTGATTCGTGAACTGACCCTGGACAGCCGCAAGGTGCGTCCGGGCGATCTGTTCCTGGCCGTGCCCGGCGCCCAACAGGACGGCCGCGCCCATATCGCCGACGCGGTCGCCCGTGGCGCCGTCGCTATCGCTTATGAAGCCCTGGGCGCCGAAACCCCCGAGGCCTCCACCGCCGAACTCATCCCGATCACGGGGCTGGCCGGCCAGCTGTCGGCGATCGCCGGCCGCTTCTACGGCGAGCCCAGCCGCGCCGTGCGCCTGGTCGGCGTGACCGGTACCAACGGCAAGACCAGCGTCAGCCAGTTGCTGGCCCAGGCCCTCGACCAGTTGGGTGAGCGCTGCGGCATAGTCGGCACCCTGGGCACCGGTTTCTACGGCGAGCTGGAAAGCGGCCGCCATACCACCCCCGATCCCCTGGCCGTGCAAGCCACCCTGGCGGGCCTGAAGCAGGCCGGCGCCCGTGCCGTAGCCATGGAGGTCTCTTCCCATGGTCTTGAGCAGGGCCGCGTGGCCGCCCTGGACTTCGACGTGGCGGTGTTCACCAACCTGTCCCGCGAC is a genomic window of Pseudomonas resinovorans NBRC 106553 containing:
- a CDS encoding BON domain-containing protein yields the protein MTRSPLLLAGLALCLALSGCGGRTIGKTIDDQSTPSKVRAKVEAASPDLKTNSRIIVASYNGVVLLAGQTPRADLKEMAGQAAQTAQGVRRVHNELQVMQPASTLARMNDSTITTKITTQLLADSKVPSSQIKVVTENGIVYLLGLVTRQEAQLATSIVQGVSGVQKIVRLFEYTN
- a CDS encoding phosphoheptose isomerase codes for the protein MDMQPRIRQLFQASIDTKLQAMELLAPHIEHGSMVMVHALLNEGKILSCGNGGSAGDAQHFSSELLNRFERERPSLPAIALTTDSSTITSIANDYSYNEVFSKQIRALGQPGDVLLAISTSGNSANVIQAIQAAHDREMVVVALTGRDGGGMASLLLPEDVEIRVPSKVTARIQEVHLLSIHCLCDLIDRQLFGSEE
- a CDS encoding YraN family protein yields the protein MIDRRARGQAAEALARAHLEANGLRLLSQNWLCRRGELDLVMLDGDTVVFAEVRYRRHAGWGGALESVDARKREKLAYAAQQFLQQESRWAKYPCRFDVIAVDAMDGDSPPRLTWLKNAFDT
- a CDS encoding penicillin-binding protein activator: MIACLRPLSALCLAGLLAACSSSPSSSLGELPRTPQASIEQLLQQASQAEPEEASLLRLSAADLAYQQKDIGRSARILEQIPMDGLKPAQQIFASTLGAELAMARNQPKSALKALSHPSLEHLAELPVDQQVRTQLVRARALEAEGQTLAAARERVFIAPLLSGEAASNNHEAIWALVSSLPLDQLQGGADSDLAGWLELARLTKTSSTLDQQQAAIDNWRAQNPDHPAAKQLPQPLTKLKELAGQPLTKIALLLPQEGQLATVSRALRDGFLAAHYQAKQSGQPQPTIEIYDSSKLTSIDDFYRKAQADGVQLVVGPLEKPLVKQLSNREQLPITTLALNYSDSGQESPAQLFQFGLAAEDEAREVARRAWADGMRSAVALVPKGEWGDRVLRAFQQSWQAEGGQLIAAEHVDQPVQLAQQIADLFQLRESEGRAKKLQGTLGVPVAAQPARRQDIDFIFLAATPQQAQQIKPTLAFQYAGDVPVYATSHLYSASNDPAQYQDLDGIRFCETPWLLNGNDPLRRQVGSQWPQAEGSLGRLYAMGADAYNLAPRLEQLKALPDSQVEGLSGRLSLNPAQRIERELPWAEFRGGQVQPLKDSDS
- the rsmI gene encoding 16S rRNA (cytidine(1402)-2'-O)-methyltransferase, whose amino-acid sequence is MSFPRWLVTLSSASGNAPGTLYVVATPIGNLDDISARALRILREVALIAAEDTRHSARLMQHFGIPTPLAACHEHNERDHGGRFLARLQAGDDVALISDAGTPLISDPGFHLVRQARAAGIAVVPVPGACALIAALSAAGLPSDRFIFEGFLPAKASGRRGRLEQIREEPRTLIFYEAPHRLLESLEDMRAVFGGDRQALLARELTKTFETLKGAPLDELCAWVAADSNQQRGECVVLVAGWQAPEGEGALSAEALRVLDLLLAELPLKRAAALAAEITGVRKNLLYQAALERQGDS
- the mraZ gene encoding division/cell wall cluster transcriptional repressor MraZ; this translates as MFRGANAISLDAKGRLAMPSRYRDELMSRCGGQLIVTIDAVDPCLTVYPLPEWELVEAKLRELPSLREETRRLQRLLIGNAVDLELDSAGRFLVPPRLRDHASLDKRAMLVGQLNKFQLWDEDAWNAISEADLMAIKQPGGLPDELRDLIL
- the rsmH gene encoding 16S rRNA (cytosine(1402)-N(4))-methyltransferase RsmH, translating into MSATSSFRHITVLLEEAVEGLALRADGCYLDGTFGRGGHSRLVLERLGPGGRLLGFDKDPQAIAAGQALAADDGRFVIVQRSFAELGDEVRARDLAGKVDGVLLDLGVSSPQLDDPERGFSFLNDGPLDMRMNPDRGQSAAQWIASASEEEIARVFKDYGEERFAKRMARAVVQRRVEKPFERTADLAAVLSAANPAWEKGKNPATRAFQGIRIHVNNELGDLEQGLDAALESLAVGGRLVVISFHSLEDRIVKLFMRKHAKGEADKLPRNLPVRHAVFEPRLKLLGKPQFASDEELKANPRSRSAVMRVAEKLR
- the ftsL gene encoding cell division protein FtsL; its protein translation is MSRIYAKPLPPGSTVMLAMFVAVLLSSIAVSYSAYWNRKLLNELYAELSVRDKAQAEWGRLVLEQSTWTAHNRIESLASEQLKMRIPDPVEVRMVAP
- a CDS encoding penicillin-binding protein 2, encoding MMKLEGALYPWRFRIVLGLLTLMVGAISWRIVDLHVIDHDFLKAHGDARSVRHIPIPAHRGLITDRNGEPLAVSTPVTTLWTNPKDLMGARDQWPQIAQSLGLDPKAFAQRIEQNANREFMYLMRGLTPEQGQAVLGNKLPGVYGIEEFRRFYPAGEVTAHVVGFTDVDDRGREGVELSFEEWLAGVPGKRQVLKDRRGRLIKDVQVARNAKPGKTLALSIDLRLQYLAHRELRNALVENGAKAGSLVIVDVKTGEVLAMANQPTYNPNNRRNLQPAAMRNRAMIDVFEPGSTVKPISMSAALQSGRWKPENKVEVYPGSLQIGRYTIKDVSRTEGPVLDLTGILINSSNVGMSKIAFDIGGEAIYDTMRNLGLGQDTGLGFPGERVGNLPNHREWRKAETATLSYGYGLSITAIQLVHAYATLANNGKAVPLSMTRVDTIPEGAQVIPEDVARTMQGMLQQVVEAPRGVFRAQVPGYHVSGKSGTARKASVGTKGYTQNAYRSLFAGFGPSSNPRIAMVVVIDEPSKAGYFGGLVSAPVFGKVMAGALRLMNIVPDNLPTEEQQTANAANGKGGRI